Sequence from the Chloroflexota bacterium genome:
TGAGGGGGAAGGTTGGGATGGGGGCGAAAATCGTTGCCCGCCAACCATTATCGCTTCCCGCAAGTGCTTGAAATCCTAGCACATACCCCTGTCAGCCCATTGATTGGGAAAAGGGGGACTTGCGCAACCGCGATGTTCTCGCTAACTGCCGCCTAGGAACTGCTGGAAGGGGCTGGCGGGTTGGGGGGATGGCGTTATGGCGGTGGAAATGCCAAGCTGCTGGATCATCCACGCGTAGATGTCGGAGTTGAACACGGCGTAAACGTCGTGCTCGCGGCGCTGCTCGTTTATCCAACGCTCTAAGGCGCGCGTCTTCAGCGCTTCGTGGTTTACCGGGTCAAGCTCGCGCAGTTCGTCGATTTCAGACACCATGAAGATGAACGCCTGCTGACGCTGGTCGCGGTTGGGAATGGGCGTGCTTAGCTCGCCTACCTCTACGGTGGCGATGACATCGTCGTAGTCTTCCAGCACGCCTAGCGGCACCCAGCCGATCTCGCCGCCGCGCCGCACAAGCTCCGGAGCCTCTCGCGAGAACTCGCGCGTTATCGCTTTGAACGCCTCATGCAATATCACAGGGTCGGCGCTGTTCTTCACATAGTCGTCGTACTTCGTAAACAGGATGTCTATCTCGTCTTCCTGCCCTACGGCGAGCCGATAGACGTGGTACTGCTTGGCGACATTCGGCACGGATTCGCCGACATACTGCCGCACCTTCGAGCGCAGCAACGTGCGGCGCACGATGTCGCGGTGTTCGTCCTCGCTTATCTGCGAAGCGTTCAGGAAGTTCGAGTAGAGTTCCTTGAATTCGCGGTCGAGCTGATCTTCCGATTTGCCCGCTAATTGCCCGCCGGCCTGGAAGATGATGGTCGCCTGAATCTGCGTATCAACCTCTTCGTCCGAAACGGTGATGCCGAGGCTCGGCGCGGACTGGGCGATGATTTCGTTCTCGACGATGAGTTGCAGCGCCTGGAATATGTCGCTGCTGGTGTCGAGTCGCTGCCCTTGGTCTTCTTGCAGGCGCTGGCGTATGCGGAGCATTTTCACCATATCGCCGCGCGTGTATGTAACCTCGTTGACGCTGACTACGCGCTCTTGCGGCGGGCGCACGAAGATGAACACATAACCGGCGAAGAGTATGCCGAGCACGAGCAGCAGCATGACGCCGATAGCGCCGAACGCGACACGACGCCTGCGCTGAATCTGCCGTATGCGGCGGCTTTCGCGGCGGCGGTCGGTCGGGCCGGCGTGGTCCTGTTCTTGAGACGGGTCGTTCACCACTTGCGTAATCTCTCGTACTACTGGAAGTTTACGGACAGCAGAAGGCTACGGTCGGGTAAGCGACGCTACGCTGCGTAGCCGCCGCCGGGCATCTTGTGGTCGGGGCTGAACGGGATGAGCGCGAGAACGCGGGCGCGCTTGACGGCACGCGACAGCGCGCGCTGGTGCTTCGCGCAGACGCCGGTCTTGCGCCGGGCTTCCATCTTGTAGCGGTCGGATAGGAAGCGCCGCAGCCTTGGCACATCCTTGTAGTCGATGTACTTCACTTTGTCCACGCAGAAGGTGCAGATTTTTCGCCGCGCGTAATAGCGAGGCCTGCCGCGCCGTCGCTGAAAGCCGCCCTGTCCGCCTCCGCCGCCTCTGAATGGTGGTCTGCCGCCTCCGCCTGGTCGCGGTGCGCCGCCGGGTCCCCCCGTTCGTGGCGCGCCGGGAGCGGCAGGGCGAGCAGCCGGTGCCGCTGCGGGTGCTGGGCTTGAGGATGTTTCCGTGGTCATGTTTCTCCCTCTTTTAGTTAATCGGTTTTTCTCCGCTTTGGTTAGTTAGTCAGAAGGCACGCGCTATCATCACTACCAAGGCAGGTCGTCCGCGTCAGACGGCTCGCCCGGAGCCCCGCCGTACTCGCCATCCGCGCCGTAGCCACCACCGCCGCCGCCATATCCGGCGCCGCCGCCGTAGCCGCCCGGCTCGCCACCGGGAGGAGGTCCGCCGTAGCCGCCGCCAGCACCGCGCGGTGTTAGGAAAGTGACTGTGCTTGCGACAATCTCGTTTCGGAAGCGTGTCTGACCGTCTTGGCCGACCCACGAACGACTTCGCAGCCTGCCTTCAACATACACCTTCATGCCTCGCGTGACATAGTTGTTGCAGGTCTCTGCCAGGCGGTTCCAAGCTGTCACATCGAACCACTCGGTTTCCTCCTGCATTTCACCACCTTGCGGCGTGTAGCGTCGATTCACGGCGAGACTGAAGGAAGTTACAGCGCTGCCGCTCGGCGTATAGCGCATCTCAGGGTCTCTGCCCACGTTGCCAATCAATAGCATTTTGTTCAGCATAGACTCTTCTCTCTCGCTTCCTCTTGGCGGTGTGCGCCATTCGTGGTGGGCATGATTTACGATTGTCACGCAACTCCAAATGTCCCGTTATTCGAGAGAATGCGGGGGACGGCTAGAATTAACGCGGGCATAACGCCTTGCCGCGCCAATTCGATGGGCGCGCCGGTGGTTCTAATCTACGACTACGGCTTTGGTGATGAGATGCCTGATGACATCCTCGGAAGTCGTCAGAGTGCGGTCTAGTTCGAGCA
This genomic interval carries:
- the rpsR gene encoding 30S ribosomal protein S18 is translated as MTTETSSSPAPAAAPAARPAAPGAPRTGGPGGAPRPGGGGRPPFRGGGGGQGGFQRRRGRPRYYARRKICTFCVDKVKYIDYKDVPRLRRFLSDRYKMEARRKTGVCAKHQRALSRAVKRARVLALIPFSPDHKMPGGGYAA
- a CDS encoding single-stranded DNA-binding protein, translated to MLNKMLLIGNVGRDPEMRYTPSGSAVTSFSLAVNRRYTPQGGEMQEETEWFDVTAWNRLAETCNNYVTRGMKVYVEGRLRSRSWVGQDGQTRFRNEIVASTVTFLTPRGAGGGYGGPPPGGEPGGYGGGAGYGGGGGGYGADGEYGGAPGEPSDADDLPW